One Anaerolineales bacterium genomic window, TTTGTGATGCTAGTTTGATCGGGGCCATTCCTGTTTGTGACGAAGATTTCGGAGTTGTCAGATCCATCGAAGTAGTGAACCGTGTAGGCGACCTTTTCACCATCCGGCGACCATGTGGGTTGATCCTCCCATGTATCGGGTCTGTCTGTGAGGCGCCTTGTCTCCGTTCCGTCTGCTGATGTCACGTAGATGTCGAACATGCCTCGATCACCTGCCTGATCGGAGGCGTAGGCTAGCTCTTCGCCGCTCGGTGACCAAGAAGGGTGAAAGTTGAAACCGCCTTCAGCAGCAAGTGCCTGCAGATCCGTCCCATCCATGTTCACTACGAAGACGCTGTCGGTGGCGCCGCCCGTTCGCACAAATGCGATTCTCCCGGCTGTGGAGCTTGACCCCGAGGGAGTAGGCGCACAATCGAGGAAGCTGGCGTCCGAGGGAGGCGACGGCGTCTCAGGGGTGTGCGATGGTCTAGGTGTCCGTGTGATCGGCAAGCGAGTTGCTGAGGCCTGGAGGCTCGGTGATGGGGATTGGTCCACTTGTGGTGAGGCAGACCAGCCCCCCACATTGTTGCAGCCGGCGAGAAGAAGCGAGAGAAGGAGGATTCCCTCAACGACTCGATTGATAGACCCCCCCCCGAAGTCATGGCCCATATTCCGCCCTAGCGATGTAGTGTGGCTCATGCCCCTTTCTCAATCCGCGGCACGTTCGGCGAACCGATATCGACGAGGAATGCTCAAGCGATGCGATCCAATCCTGCGCAAGGCGGAGGGGCTGCGGTCACGCCCGCGCGCACGGAAGCCGAGACTGCAAATCTTCCATCCAGCGTACTCACTCGATGTGACCATCAAGTTCGCGAGGGGAAGTCAATCCGTCAACGAGCAACTGCGGGTGTTGGTTGTCAAGGTCGACCATCTCAAGATGCCAAGAGGAGCCGCGGCCCGCCAAGTATACGAGATGGTTGCCGTCTGGAAACCAGATCGGGTTCGTCTCGGCATCTGGGGCATCGGTGACCTGGCGGACATTCACATGACATGCCTCCTCTGCGTCGGTGCATGCAAGGGTGGCAACATAGATATTCCTATTCCCTTCTTTTCTGGACACGAAGGCGAGCTGCGTCCCGTCGGGAGACCAGGCGGGATAGGAGACAGATCCGTCAGTAGCGATGCGCTGGGCTTTGGCGATGGAGCCCGGCGACTCCCCCACAGAGCTGATGAACAGGTCTGCCTTGTCGCCGCTGGTAGCCGTGTAAGCGATCCGGTCTCCGCTAGGCGACCACTGGATGAAACCAGCCGCATTGCGCGCCATAGTATCTAGGCCGCGGCTGGGCAAGAAGACGACATTGAGAGTCCTAGATCCGATTGTGTCGCCAATGAATGCGATGCGCGTCCCATCGGGGGACCAGTCGGGGTTTGACGGGAATGCTTCCTCGACAGCAACGTATGGGTCCCCAAGTGGGGGCGTCACCATTATTCCTCCGTCTCCCTCCCACGTGGCGTAAGCGACTAGCTCTCCTTTGGGGGACCAATCTGGGTCGTGACCCGCAGACGCCAGGGGTCCGAGGGCACCGCCCCATTCCCCGACTACGAAGACCCCGAGCACATCAGAGACCTCGGGATCGAGGTCGGAGGCGAA contains:
- a CDS encoding LpqB family beta-propeller domain-containing protein, yielding FASDLDPEVSDVLGVFVVGEWGGALGPLASAGHDPDWSPKGELVAYATWEGDGGIMVTPPLGDPYVAVEEAFPSNPDWSPDGTRIAFIGDTIGSRTLNVVFLPSRGLDTMARNAAGFIQWSPSGDRIAYTATSGDKADLFISSVGESPGSIAKAQRIATDGSVSYPAWSPDGTQLAFVSRKEGNRNIYVATLACTDAEEACHVNVRQVTDAPDAETNPIWFPDGNHLVYLAGRGSSWHLEMVDLDNQHPQLLVDGLTSPRELDGHIE